In Mobula hypostoma chromosome 13, sMobHyp1.1, whole genome shotgun sequence, the following are encoded in one genomic region:
- the LOC134355823 gene encoding signal peptide peptidase-like 2A isoform X1, which yields MRLRSDVMCEAVMAVKVPLLFLFAVTQAAAQEGILWVTAVDRALPAQEFCVLFNPAWMPLPTSLDNATMYPLQNLTSTTLCNSTDVPAEGIKDKLVVVMRGDCTFVRKARIAVKNHAKALVIASIDTLIPPSGNQSDYDELQIPVALISYDDVLSMKKVQGHQISATLYSPPVPSVDYSILIIFIIAVGTVALGGYWSGRGEHESESSSLSESGAKPQEGSKSDESSAILTPMTVLFFVAVCFVMIVLLYFFYKWLVYMVIAIFSVAAAVSLYNCLAELLRRVPYCKCSFSCINRRIEVRLLLLAIFCVAVCAVWVVFRNKDRWIWALHDCLGVAFCLNFMKTLKMPHFKSCVILLVLLLIYDVFFVFITPFFTPNHESIMVQVATGSGASSDEKTTGGILMELAVARVTHNENLPVVIRVPRLVPSVATLCGLPFSVLGFGDIIVPGLLVAYCRRFDAQTRSGGIYFILCTLAYAVGMVLTFVVLIVMKMAQPALLYLVPCTLITCTLTAVARKQMKMFWAGSGYETMSPFRTVSEETDAALIEPVSGNP from the exons GCGGCGGCCCAGGAGGGGATTCTCTGGGTGACCGCCGTGGACAGAGCGCTGCCGGCACAAGAGTTCTGCGTCCTCTTCAACCCTGCCTGGATGCCCTTGCCCACATCCCTGGACAACGCG ACCATGTACCCGTTACAAAACCTGACCAGCACCACGCTCTGTAACTCGACAGATGTGCCTGCTGAGGGTATAAAGGACAAGCTGGTGGTTGTGATGCGAGGGGACTGCACGTTTGTGAGGAAGGCAAGGATCGCTGTGAAGAATCACGCAAAAGCACTTGTGATTGCTTCTATTGATACTTTG attcctccttcaggcAATCAGTCCGACTACGATGAGCTGCAAATCCCAGTGGCTTTAATCAGCTACGATGATGTACTGTCCATGAAaaag GTGCAAGGGCATCAGATTTCAGCCACACTCTATTCTCCTCCTGTGCCTTCTGTGGACTACAGCATCCTGATCATCTTCATCATTGCTGTTGGAACAGTTGCACTTGGAGGTTACTGGAGTGGAAGAGGAGAGCATGAAAG TGAAAGTTCATCGCTGTCAGAGTCTGGAGCAAAGCCGCAGGAGGGGAGCAAGAGTGACGAGTCATCCGCCATCTTAACTCCCATGACGGTTCTCTTTTTCGTTGCCGTCTGTTTCGTGATGATTGTGCTTTTGTACTTCTTCTACAAGTGGCTAG TGTACATGGTGATTGCGATCTTCAGTGTGGCTGCCGCCGTCAGTCTGTATAACTGCCTGGCCGAACTCCTGCGGAGGGTCCCATACTGCAAGTGCAG CTTCTCCTGCATTAACAGAAGAATCGAAGTCCGCTTGCTGTTGCTGGCGATATTCTGTGTGGCGGTTTGTGCCGTGTGGGTTGTGTTTCGGAACAAGGACAG ATGGATATGGGCTCTGCACGACTGTCTTGGAGTTGCTTTTTGCCTTAACTTCATGAAGACCCTGAAGATGCCTCACTTTAAG TCCTGCGTCATTCTGCTGGTCCTTCTCCTCATCTACGATGTCTTCTTCGTCTTCATAACTCCGTTCTTCACACCG AATCACGAGAGCATCATGGTGCAGGTGGCTACAGGATCTGGAGCGAGCTCCGATGAAAAG ACCACGGGAGGCATCTTAATGGAACTTGCAGTTGCACGAGTGACCCACAATGAAAAC CTGCCTGTAGTTATCAGAGTGCCAAGACTGGTGCCATCTGTTGCAACCTTGTGTGGATTGCCGTTTTCCGTGTTGGGCTTTGGTGATATTATTGTACCTG GATTATTGGTTGCTTACTGCCGAAGATTTGATGCGCAGACAAGAAGTGGTGGTATCTATTTTATTCTGTGCACTTTAG CGTACGCAGTGGGCATGGTTTTAACCTTTGTGGTGCTGATTGTTATGAAAATGGCCCAGCCTGCCCTGCTCTACCTCGTACCCTGTACCCTCATCACCTGCACTCTGACGGCCGTGGCACGCAAGCAGATGAAAATGTTTTGGGCAGGAAGTGGTTATGAG
- the LOC134355823 gene encoding signal peptide peptidase-like 2A isoform X2, which yields MRLRSDVMCEAVMAVKVPLLFLFAVTQAAAQEGILWVTAVDRALPAQEFCVLFNPAWMPLPTSLDNATMYPLQNLTSTTLCNSTDVPAEGIKDKLVVVMRGDCTFVRKARIAVKNHAKALVIASIDTLIPPSGNQSDYDELQIPVALISYDDVLSMKKVQGHQISATLYSPPVPSVDYSILIIFIIAVGTVALGGYWSGRGEHESESSSLSESGAKPQEGSKSDESSAILTPMTVLFFVAVCFVMIVLLYFFYKWLVYMVIAIFSVAAAVSLYNCLAELLRRVPYCKCSFSCINRRIEVRLLLLAIFCVAVCAVWVVFRNKDRWIWALHDCLGVAFCLNFMKTLKMPHFKSCVILLVLLLIYDVFFVFITPFFTPNHESIMVQVATGSGASSDEKTTGGILMELAVARVTHNENLPVVIRVPRLVPSVATLCGLPFSVLGFGDIIVPGLLVAYCRRFDAQTRSGGIYFILCTLAYAVGMVLTFVVLIVMKMAQPALLYLVPCTLITCTLTAVARKQMKMFWAGSGYEVLDGSRTPLLQDDESFQNSE from the exons GCGGCGGCCCAGGAGGGGATTCTCTGGGTGACCGCCGTGGACAGAGCGCTGCCGGCACAAGAGTTCTGCGTCCTCTTCAACCCTGCCTGGATGCCCTTGCCCACATCCCTGGACAACGCG ACCATGTACCCGTTACAAAACCTGACCAGCACCACGCTCTGTAACTCGACAGATGTGCCTGCTGAGGGTATAAAGGACAAGCTGGTGGTTGTGATGCGAGGGGACTGCACGTTTGTGAGGAAGGCAAGGATCGCTGTGAAGAATCACGCAAAAGCACTTGTGATTGCTTCTATTGATACTTTG attcctccttcaggcAATCAGTCCGACTACGATGAGCTGCAAATCCCAGTGGCTTTAATCAGCTACGATGATGTACTGTCCATGAAaaag GTGCAAGGGCATCAGATTTCAGCCACACTCTATTCTCCTCCTGTGCCTTCTGTGGACTACAGCATCCTGATCATCTTCATCATTGCTGTTGGAACAGTTGCACTTGGAGGTTACTGGAGTGGAAGAGGAGAGCATGAAAG TGAAAGTTCATCGCTGTCAGAGTCTGGAGCAAAGCCGCAGGAGGGGAGCAAGAGTGACGAGTCATCCGCCATCTTAACTCCCATGACGGTTCTCTTTTTCGTTGCCGTCTGTTTCGTGATGATTGTGCTTTTGTACTTCTTCTACAAGTGGCTAG TGTACATGGTGATTGCGATCTTCAGTGTGGCTGCCGCCGTCAGTCTGTATAACTGCCTGGCCGAACTCCTGCGGAGGGTCCCATACTGCAAGTGCAG CTTCTCCTGCATTAACAGAAGAATCGAAGTCCGCTTGCTGTTGCTGGCGATATTCTGTGTGGCGGTTTGTGCCGTGTGGGTTGTGTTTCGGAACAAGGACAG ATGGATATGGGCTCTGCACGACTGTCTTGGAGTTGCTTTTTGCCTTAACTTCATGAAGACCCTGAAGATGCCTCACTTTAAG TCCTGCGTCATTCTGCTGGTCCTTCTCCTCATCTACGATGTCTTCTTCGTCTTCATAACTCCGTTCTTCACACCG AATCACGAGAGCATCATGGTGCAGGTGGCTACAGGATCTGGAGCGAGCTCCGATGAAAAG ACCACGGGAGGCATCTTAATGGAACTTGCAGTTGCACGAGTGACCCACAATGAAAAC CTGCCTGTAGTTATCAGAGTGCCAAGACTGGTGCCATCTGTTGCAACCTTGTGTGGATTGCCGTTTTCCGTGTTGGGCTTTGGTGATATTATTGTACCTG GATTATTGGTTGCTTACTGCCGAAGATTTGATGCGCAGACAAGAAGTGGTGGTATCTATTTTATTCTGTGCACTTTAG CGTACGCAGTGGGCATGGTTTTAACCTTTGTGGTGCTGATTGTTATGAAAATGGCCCAGCCTGCCCTGCTCTACCTCGTACCCTGTACCCTCATCACCTGCACTCTGACGGCCGTGGCACGCAAGCAGATGAAAATGTTTTGGGCAGGAAGTGGTTATGAG
- the LOC134355823 gene encoding signal peptide peptidase-like 2A isoform X3: MRLRSDVMCEAVMAVKVPLLFLFAVTQAAAQEGILWVTAVDRALPAQEFCVLFNPAWMPLPTSLDNATMYPLQNLTSTTLCNSTDVPAEGIKDKLVVVMRGDCTFVRKARIAVKNHAKALVIASIDTLIPPSGNQSDYDELQIPVALISYDDVLSMKKVQGHQISATLYSPPVPSVDYSILIIFIIAVGTVALGGYWSGRGEHESESSSLSESGAKPQEGSKSDESSAILTPMTVLFFVAVCFVMIVLLYFFYKWLVYMVIAIFSVAAAVSLYNCLAELLRRVPYCKCSFSCINRRIEVRLLLLAIFCVAVCAVWVVFRNKDRWIWALHDCLGVAFCLNFMKTLKMPHFKSCVILLVLLLIYDVFFVFITPFFTPNHESIMVQVATGSGASSDEKLPVVIRVPRLVPSVATLCGLPFSVLGFGDIIVPGLLVAYCRRFDAQTRSGGIYFILCTLAYAVGMVLTFVVLIVMKMAQPALLYLVPCTLITCTLTAVARKQMKMFWAGSGYETMSPFRTVSEETDAALIEPVSGNP, translated from the exons GCGGCGGCCCAGGAGGGGATTCTCTGGGTGACCGCCGTGGACAGAGCGCTGCCGGCACAAGAGTTCTGCGTCCTCTTCAACCCTGCCTGGATGCCCTTGCCCACATCCCTGGACAACGCG ACCATGTACCCGTTACAAAACCTGACCAGCACCACGCTCTGTAACTCGACAGATGTGCCTGCTGAGGGTATAAAGGACAAGCTGGTGGTTGTGATGCGAGGGGACTGCACGTTTGTGAGGAAGGCAAGGATCGCTGTGAAGAATCACGCAAAAGCACTTGTGATTGCTTCTATTGATACTTTG attcctccttcaggcAATCAGTCCGACTACGATGAGCTGCAAATCCCAGTGGCTTTAATCAGCTACGATGATGTACTGTCCATGAAaaag GTGCAAGGGCATCAGATTTCAGCCACACTCTATTCTCCTCCTGTGCCTTCTGTGGACTACAGCATCCTGATCATCTTCATCATTGCTGTTGGAACAGTTGCACTTGGAGGTTACTGGAGTGGAAGAGGAGAGCATGAAAG TGAAAGTTCATCGCTGTCAGAGTCTGGAGCAAAGCCGCAGGAGGGGAGCAAGAGTGACGAGTCATCCGCCATCTTAACTCCCATGACGGTTCTCTTTTTCGTTGCCGTCTGTTTCGTGATGATTGTGCTTTTGTACTTCTTCTACAAGTGGCTAG TGTACATGGTGATTGCGATCTTCAGTGTGGCTGCCGCCGTCAGTCTGTATAACTGCCTGGCCGAACTCCTGCGGAGGGTCCCATACTGCAAGTGCAG CTTCTCCTGCATTAACAGAAGAATCGAAGTCCGCTTGCTGTTGCTGGCGATATTCTGTGTGGCGGTTTGTGCCGTGTGGGTTGTGTTTCGGAACAAGGACAG ATGGATATGGGCTCTGCACGACTGTCTTGGAGTTGCTTTTTGCCTTAACTTCATGAAGACCCTGAAGATGCCTCACTTTAAG TCCTGCGTCATTCTGCTGGTCCTTCTCCTCATCTACGATGTCTTCTTCGTCTTCATAACTCCGTTCTTCACACCG AATCACGAGAGCATCATGGTGCAGGTGGCTACAGGATCTGGAGCGAGCTCCGATGAAAAG CTGCCTGTAGTTATCAGAGTGCCAAGACTGGTGCCATCTGTTGCAACCTTGTGTGGATTGCCGTTTTCCGTGTTGGGCTTTGGTGATATTATTGTACCTG GATTATTGGTTGCTTACTGCCGAAGATTTGATGCGCAGACAAGAAGTGGTGGTATCTATTTTATTCTGTGCACTTTAG CGTACGCAGTGGGCATGGTTTTAACCTTTGTGGTGCTGATTGTTATGAAAATGGCCCAGCCTGCCCTGCTCTACCTCGTACCCTGTACCCTCATCACCTGCACTCTGACGGCCGTGGCACGCAAGCAGATGAAAATGTTTTGGGCAGGAAGTGGTTATGAG